The sequence below is a genomic window from Cicer arietinum cultivar CDC Frontier isolate Library 1 chromosome 6, Cicar.CDCFrontier_v2.0, whole genome shotgun sequence.
CTTTCATAAGATTTACCGTCGATTAGTACTTAAAAATCAATCGAAATTCTAAAGACAATCGACGATacttttcaaaagtaataatcaTGATATTTTTCGCTTTATGGATAACATAACATGAGTGACATGATTGATGTCGATTCAatacaaaatacatatttatttctctttgttTTCATTAAATCAATATCATTTACGTCATTATCTCTGTCATAAAAATGTAATGCTAATTAATGTATATTTCTAACAGATGTGTATAAACATTGAAGTTTTAAGCATTTTTCAAACAATTGTCCTCGAAGAACATGATccatattataattttcaattttgcttcccacacccctcaaattacttcccacacccctcaatttttttaaaaacccaaaataccCAAACTACCATTCCCTCTCTATATTCACTCTAACCACTCATTttctatcttcatcttcttcatcttcattacctACCAACTTCAATCTTCTTCAATATTCTTCAATCATTTTGATACATTTCATGTTCAATAATCTTTAATCATTTTGAACATCTTCACcattttcatcatcttcatcattatagtGACTCAAATCAACTAGGTatgtattttgttgtgttttattgctggttattttttttttcaaatatggGTTTCgtacgtgaacttagttcacgtacGTCTACGTGAAACCAATTCACGTACTTGatgaaattatgaaaattcAGATTGTACGTGAATTAGGGTTACGTACACGTACGTCAATTAAGTTTGCGTACATCAATGGAGTTTTAAAATTCATGTTACCTACGTGAACTGAGATAACGTATGTGTACGtaaactcagttcacgtatcacatacgtgaattgaattcacgtaGACATACgtaaactgagttcacgtataggatgaaaatttgtaaaatctcagtcgtacgtgaactgagtttaCGTANNNNNNNNNNNNNNNNNNNNNNNNNNNNNNNNNNNNNNNNNNNNNNNNNNNNNNNNNNNNNNNNNNNNNNNNNNNNNNNNNNNNNNNNNNNNNNNNNNNNNNNNNNNNNNNNNNNNNNNNNNNNNNNNNNNNNNNNNNNNNNNNNNNNNNNNNNNNNNNNNNNNNNNNNNNNNNNNNNNNNNNNNNNNNNNNNNNNNNNNNNNNNNNNNNNNNNNNNNNNNNNNNNNNNNNNNNNNNNNNNNNNNNNNNNNNNNNNNNNNNNNNNNNNNNNNNNNNNNNNNNNNNNNNNNNNNNNNNNNNNNNNNNNNNNNNNNNNNNNNNNNNNNNNNNNNNNNNNNNNNNNNNNNNNNNNNNNNNNNNNNNNNNNNNNNNNNNNNNNNNNNNNNNNNNNNNNNNNNNNNNNNNNNNNNNNNNNNNNNNNNNNNNNNNNNNNNNNNNNNNNNNNNNNNNNNNNNNNNNNNNNNNNNNNNNNNNNNNNNNNNNNNNNNNNTAATCTTACGAGGAGTACTTGGACTAGAAAATGTGATTGTCCATTTAGATTGAGAGGAACACGATCAAGTGTTGGTGATGGATGGTATTTGCATGTAATATGTGGTCTCCATAACCACGAATTGGCCAAAAAACTAACTGGTCACTCTTTCTTAGGTCGATTGTctcaagatgagaaaaatgtacTTAGTGATATGACAAAGAACTTTGTAAAACCAAAAAGCATTTTAATGACATTGAGGGATCATAACGTTGAAAGTTTGACGAcaataaaacaagtttacaatgcacgtcaagcatatcgttcatcacttagaggtaatagaacaNNNNNNNNNNNNNNNNNNNNNNNNNNNNNNNNNNNNNNNNNNNNNNNNNNNNNNNNNNNNNNNNNNNNNNNNNNNNNNNNNNNNNNNNNNNNNNNNNNNNNNNNNNNNNNNNNNNNNNNNNNNNNNNNNNNNNNNNNNNNNNNNNNNNNNNNNNNNNNNNNNNNNNNNNNNNNNNNNNNNNNNNNNNNNNNNNNNNNNNNNNNNNNNNNNNNNNAATTTATTATGCTTGTTTCATATATGCAAGAATGTCAAAGCCAAGTGCAAGATGACCGTGTTTCCAAAAAAGAAGCAAGTGCAAATAATGGAGGCATGGGAGGCTCTTATTTACAGTTATGATGAGACTCAGTACTACATGAAGTTGGCTATCTTTGAAGGAATTTGTAGTAGCtgttctattttttatgattatgtacACGAGCAGTGGTTAATTCCTCACAAGGAAAGGTTTGTTGAGGCGTGGACAAATAGAGTTATGCACTTTGGGAACACCACAACACAAAGTGTTGAGTCGGCACATTGGAGTTTGAAAATGATATTACAAGATAGTATTGGTGATATATGCAGTGTTTGGGAAACCATCAATAACCTGATTGTATTACAACACAATGAGATAATAACATCATTTGAAAAGAGCATCATTCAAAAGGTGCATCGCTATAGTAACAGATTATACGCGAATTTGCGTGGTGTTGTGTCAAAAAATGCAATTGATCACATTGCGGCAGAGTATGATCGCGTGAAGTATGTAGGTATTGATCAGACTGAGTGTCGTTGCACAATTAGGACAACACATGgtctaccttgtgcatgtgaaatAGCCAAGTATAGTATGATCCCACGTTCCATTCCATTAGACGCTATTCATGGTTGGTGGAGTAAATTAACTTTCCATGTTGATGCATCGAGTCAACCTTCAGAGTTATCTATGAAACATGAAATAGATGTCATAGTGAAAAAGTTTGAAGAACTTGATGTACCTGACAAAATTTCACTTAAAGGTAAATTACGAGAGATCGCGTATCCATCGACTACGTCGATGTTTCCACCGGTTGCCAAGGTTAAAACAAAAGGTGCACCAAAAAAAGGCAAAAGTAAGGTatcaaaaagagataaatcaacCAAGCGTGATCCATCTTGGTGGGAGTATGTGGATGCAAGTGTTCGATGTAGTGGTACAAATGCATGTAGCACTATAGATACCAGTAAAGTAGAAAAGCTAGCACCTCGACCATCAGTCCAAAAGCTCACACCTCGACCATCAATTAGCAAAGTTCAACAACCAAGAGTTCTCCTCTTCAAAGATTGGTTGCCAgttgaaattcataaattcataGATGACATTATTGATGTCGGTGATGATGGTAATTGTGGATATCGTGCAGTTGCAGCTTTACTTGGAATGGGTGAGAACTGTTGGGCATTCATCCGTCAACAGTGTGTGATAGAGCTTCAAGAGTTCATGTCTCATTACGAGATACTATTTGGTGTCATTTCGTACAGGTATTAATTGTgatattaaattgttattgataattcactttataattgttattgatttataattgttatgtaATTTAACAGGTTTACTTAAAGTCATATTCCCCTATACCACCAGCAAGTAATTTGTGGAAAAATTATTGCAATGAAGAAGCACGACAATGGGAATTTATTTACAGGGATTGCATGCAACATTGGTTGCAGATATTTCCAGAAActataaatgaagttattgtaAACTGAATTgttgaattcaaatataatgaatatccaaaatattgtatgaattcaaataatattgtaTGAATTGTTGAAGTTGTAAACTgaattgtttaattaatatagtCGAAATCCAAAATAGATATCCAATATATCCAAAATATCTGTAACCAAAATATCCGAAATCCAGAATAGATATCTaaaatacatatccaaaatacatatccaaaatacatatctaaaataaatatcgAAAGTAAATATCCTAAGTCCGTCTATGTCTCCTACGATATGGCACTACATGAGTCCAATCTATACCACCACCCCTCTGAGATcgcaatatcaaaattaattcattcaCGAGTGCGATGCCATCAAGTAATACCAGCTGTCGACCAAGAAGCTCCTCTGCAATTTGTATTGCTCGACGctgcattaaaaaatacattaattaattacatgactatttaatttaataaagttataaattaaatttaaatgaatttaccGTTGTTTCTTCTGAAGCATGATCATCATCGGCATGTTGTGCAACCGAAGGTGCTACATAGACTAGTTCTCTACGAATGATATATGGATGAGAAATCCGACGAAACCAGTCCATGTACTCAACTGCACAGTCTGCAGGTCTGTGTACAACTGCCCCAGCGTCAACTACATGTACAGCGTATTGCGTAAACATGATGTCCATTTCCTCTGGTGTGGTCGTCTGACCTACTATCTCCAAAGGTGAACCAGGGATGGTTTGGACATGTCCATATTGACGCAATACCCTATCTGGCAAGTGAGCATACATCTTGGGACCCCAGCGTATCCACCCTCTGAATAATGAAACAACCTCAAATGGTCGCTTCGGCCTATGCTCTCTATAGGGTGTCCAACATATGCCATCAACATCAATCTCGTCCAGTGCTTTCCTAAATGGAACTACCAAACCTTTATCACGTTTTGGCTTCCATCTAAGTGCTCTCGGATAGTCCTCATCATAAACCTGAGATAGTCTACAACAATTCACACATAATGTTGGAAAATGATCATACACCCACGCCTGCACATACACAATAAGATattcaaaaatcaataaagcCACAAACCAGGAAATAAATCAAACCAGGAAAGCAAGCGCAAATACCTATAATAGTGTCAGATACCCTGATACTATTCTAGTCTGATGCATACTCGCGTCTCGAAGATTGTCGTATAGGTAAGCAAGCGCAGCAGCACCCCATGCATATCCTCCGCATGAGTTGAGGTCTCTGAAACATTCAAGGTAGGCAACACTCACTACGAAGGCACTCTTGTCGCTGAACAAGGTGCAACccaccaaaaataaaagaaatgccCTCGCAGCCATCTGCTAATGCTGATAAGCACATCGCTGATGGTATACGTCAAGCAACCAACTGTACCGAACAGTGGTTGTCCGCGTCAAGTTAAACTCAGCGTATGCAGCAGCCAGACTCACCCCAAGAAGCTCACCCAACAACTCTGCAGCGTCATccttgttaaatatattaacgCTGAAGAATGCACTGGTGATGGGTATATGCAGCAGCGAAGAGACATCGTCCAAAGTAATGATCATCTCtccaattggaagatgaaagcTGTTGGTGTCGCGATGCCATCTCTCAACAAAGGCAGAAATTAGACCTTTGTCGATCATCTCATAGTTGCATTTTAGCAATGTATATAAACCATAACTTTTAACAAGTTCCTCAACCTCTTGATTTTCAATGAcagcttcttttaattttttgccaTTGCTAAAAACCCTTAACTCCCCGCGATCCTGAAATAAATTAACCAAACAAATTTAAGTTCAAACACATTaagcaaatatttaatatttaatttgattcagAAATTTACCACGCCGTCCCATAGTCGTGTCGCAACATGATCCCCGTATGTCCTTAGGGCAAACCTGTCAACCGGACGACCAGGATATCCGTCATTTGCTTAAGGTTGGGCCTCATCCGCTTGGACCTCTTCAGACTGGGCCTCATCCGCTTGGACTTCTTCAGGTTGGGCCTCATCCGCTTGGGCCTCTTCTGCTTGCCCTTGTTCTGGTTGCGCATGTTCTACTTGTTGATTCCGCAATCTTCGCTGTCCACGCAATTCACGCTGAGCACGGTGAGCCCGTGCAAAAGCGGTTGGTCTAACACGACCCTCTCTATCAGTCCCTTGGTCGAGTATAATACGACCCTCTCTATCAGTAAACATTGTGCGCACCATTTCTgcataaacaaatcataatcatTATCAAAATAACATATCAATATAACATAAACCACAACAGGGGCAAGCATAAActcatacgtgaactgagttcacgtacgtgaacttcAGCACCCTACGTGAACTGTGTTCACGTATGTGAACTCCATcacctacgtgaactgagttcgcgtacgtgaactccatcaACCTACGTTAACTGAGTTCACGTCCACCTAcgtgatctgagttcacgtacgtgaactccatcaGACTACGTTAACTGAGTTCACGTCTACCTAcgtgatctgagttcacgtacgtgaactccatcaGCCTACGTTAACTGAGTTCACGTCTACCTAcgtgatctgagttcacgtacgtgaactccatcaGCCTACGTGAACTCAGCTAcgtgatctgagttcacgtacttGATTTCACTTCACGTATTTGAACATTCAAAACCCAGAAAACACCATCAAACCCAGAATCATTGATGAACATTCAAAACCCATTCATGAAAATTCAAAACCCAGACAGTTAAACCCAGGAAACGAAAACGAAAACACTTACTTGATTGAAGAGATGCTTGAAGTGATTGAAGATGGTGTTGAAGATTATTGAAGATTGATTGATTACTTGATTCAAGAAAGTAGATGATTGAAGATGAAGGATGAAGGTAttaggttaatgaagatgaagatgaaggtaTTAGGTtatagaagatgaagatgatgaagttaGAAGATGAGTGGTTAAAGTGAATATAGAGAGAAGGGTAGTTTGGGTATTttgggttttaaaaaaaattgaggggtgtGAGAAATaatttgaggggtgtgggaagcaaaattgtataattttccttcatttttaaaacattagtCAATTCTATTGACATAAAGTCAAAAGAGTCTCcgaattgaatttgattttttataaataaacaattaactttaaaaaataaaataaataatctaattaTATCAgtaacaaatcaaaataaatactatatataaatcaaaaccaatcataaatttattagaaTAAATCATCGAGTTTTTTCATTttacatattaatcaatttaaaaatctaaatctCACTTATTTCAATCCTAATCCAGTTATAATAAGGTTAGTATTAGTATTGACGGTTGACAACCAAGCAAAAGTTATTCCATATTAACTTCAAGTGGGATCcaatccaaataaaataaaataaagagtcTCGCTCAATCTTGTTTCCAGTTGCTGCAAGTGCAGAGTAAATCCAAACTGACCTCTAAATAGATATTTGAGCGCCGAAAGGAACCACCACCTCAACTTACAATAAGccaacattaattaattaattaattaataatttacgTGGTGAGAGAGAATGGCTTTTGCAAGGTGGCGCGTGTAAATTACGTTGTGCGCGGGTTGATGGCTGCCACCACCACCTCTAACGTCATCCATACCAAGTTTCTAGAATCACTAAGAACCAACCGCCACTTTCGGATCTCCGCCAACACCCACCGTGTCTTTGCAACCTCCGCCGAACTTCCACAGGGACCCTCCTGCATCTACGTTGGCCCCCTCGAAACTGCCAATAAAGAGACCCTCGAAGCTCTCTATTGCCAAGTAACTATTTCCAAACCATTgcttaactaattaattaatttttttaaattgattttgtgcatttttttctctcaatttgaaTTGATTCTAACATGCTGGCGGTggcttttttgttttcttgaacAGGCACGAGATGCTTATTATAGCGGTGAGCCTTTGATTGTTGATGACATGTTTGATAGAGTGGAGGTATTTAATctaatcattaattaattttaacatgtATAGTTCttaatttgtataaattttaatattgattgttTATCTTATGGAAACAGTTAAAGCTAAGATGGTTTGGTTCAAAGTCAGTT
It includes:
- the LOC101513825 gene encoding uncharacterized protein; the encoded protein is MEAWEALIYSYDETQYYMKLAIFEGICSSCSIFYDYVHEQWLIPHKERFVEAWTNRVMHFGNTTTQSVESAHWSLKMILQDSIGDICSVWETINNLIVLQHNEIITSFEKSIIQKVHRYSNRLYANLRGVVSKNAIDHIAAEYDRVKYVGIDQTECRCTIRTTHGLPCACEIAKYSMIPRSIPLDAIHGWWSKLTFHVDASSQPSELSMKHEIDVIVKKFEELDVPDKISLKGKLREIAYPSTTSMFPPVAKVKTKGAPKKGKSKVSKRDKSTKRDPSWWEYVDASVRCSGTNACSTIDTSKVEKLAPRPSVQKLTPRPSISKVQQPRVLLFKDWLPVEIHKFIDDIIDVGDDGNCGYRAVAALLGMGENCWAFIRQQCVIELQEFMSHYEILFGVISYRFT